A genome region from Methanobacterium bryantii includes the following:
- a CDS encoding sulfurtransferase, translating to MNYPHLLGNSKVKWVDTEWLEDNLDNNLTIFDVQPDIHDYIKEHIHNAFYFNEWFLREMQGNNPARYIPHDAISTIFGKLGIRNDKPILFYTGKGSYSKKGDGWGQTMAAYSLVRFGHENVHILDGGIDKWKKEERGLTKVFPTVEESEFEAEVHDEYQIEYGEFKNIKDNDDVVVLDARPFKYYAGPSLWSKEGHIPGAKSLQAAAIMNPKNRQLLKPKDEIKSLVEEREVTPDKTVICYCGTGREATNLFLVFKWYLDYPDVRLYEGSITEWTQRDDNPTVTGPSPY from the coding sequence ATGAACTATCCTCATTTATTGGGAAATTCAAAAGTAAAATGGGTGGATACAGAATGGTTAGAAGATAATCTGGATAATAATCTCACTATATTCGATGTTCAGCCAGATATACATGATTATATAAAAGAACACATCCACAATGCATTTTATTTTAATGAATGGTTTCTTAGAGAAATGCAGGGCAATAACCCTGCTAGATATATTCCTCATGATGCAATTTCGACAATATTCGGGAAATTAGGCATCAGAAATGATAAACCTATTCTTTTTTATACTGGCAAGGGCTCCTATTCAAAAAAAGGGGACGGTTGGGGACAGACCATGGCTGCTTATTCACTGGTTAGATTTGGCCATGAAAATGTCCATATCTTAGATGGAGGCATAGACAAATGGAAAAAAGAAGAAAGAGGATTAACCAAGGTATTTCCAACTGTAGAAGAATCTGAATTTGAAGCAGAGGTCCACGATGAATATCAGATTGAATACGGGGAATTTAAAAATATTAAGGACAATGATGATGTGGTAGTGCTTGATGCAAGGCCGTTTAAATATTATGCAGGGCCTAGTTTATGGAGTAAAGAAGGACACATACCTGGAGCTAAGAGTTTACAGGCAGCTGCCATCATGAATCCCAAGAACCGCCAGCTCCTCAAACCCAAGGACGAAATAAAATCTTTAGTTGAAGAAAGAGAAGTAACTCCCGATAAAACAGTTATATGCTACTGCGGAACCGGCAGAGAAGCTACTAATTTGTTTTTAGTTTTTAAATGGTATTTAGATTATCCTGATGTGAGATTATATGAAGGGTCTATTACTGAATGGACCCAAAGAGATGATAACCCGACTGTTACAGGGCCTAGTCCTTATTAA